A single region of the Nicotiana sylvestris chromosome 6, ASM39365v2, whole genome shotgun sequence genome encodes:
- the LOC138870612 gene encoding uncharacterized protein, which translates to MYKTLRVMKATETEGVELASYKLRGAAYSWFEMWEERPPARWDEFVDAFMDHFLPAETMAARATEFEVLKQGSMSVWEYHMEFVRLSKYAPQLVSTMGDRVRRFVQGLSPLVVNEAATAALQSDMNYGKIVGFAQATEARKLKIRAETATSSARPPAPAGRDAIRSGACGRSEPSRFYALSGLQSAEASPDVVTGILSVQAIDCYALIDPESSLSYVTPFIASSFGVEPEQLYKSFSVSTPVGDSITAARVYRNCVVTKGCIYHLVRVADTTSEVSAPESVPVVNEFLEVFPDELPGIPPYREIDFGIDVLPDTQPISIPPYRIAPAELRELKEQLKDLLEKGFIRPSVSPWGAPVRFVRKKDGSLRMCIDYR; encoded by the exons atgtataAGACCCTTCGAGTGATGAAGGCTACAGAGACGGAGGGGGTTGAGTTGGCTTCATACAAGTTGAGGGGAGCAGCGTATTCATGGTTCGAGATGTGGGAGGAAAGACCTCCAGCTAGATGGGATGAGTTTGTAGATGCATTCATGGACCACTTCTTGCCTGCCGAGACAATGGCGGCCCGTGCCACTGagtttgaggtcctcaagcagggcagtatgagtgtttgggagtaccacatggagtttgtgaGATTGTCCAAGTATGCTCCCCAGTTAGTGTCGACCATGGGTGATCGAGTTCGGCGATTTGTTCAGGGTCTTAGTCCCTTGGTGGTGAACGAGGCTGCTACAGCGGCCTTACAGtcagatatgaattatgggaagattgtgGGATTCGCTCAGGCCACAGAAGCTAGGAAGTTGAAAATACGGGCAGAAA CTGCTACATCATCCGCGCGCCCTCCAGCTCCAGCAGGGCGTGATGCAATTAGGAGTGGAGCTTGTGGTAGAAGTGAACCTAGCCGATTTTATGCTTTGAGTGGTCTCCAGAGtgcagaggcttctccagatgttgtcacaggtatcttgtctgttcaggccattgattgttatgctcttattgatccGGAGTCCTCTTTGTCTTATGTCACCCCATTCATTGCTTCAAGTTTTGGGGTAGAACCCGAACAACTTTATAAGTCGTTCTCTGTATCAACTCCGGTTGGTGATTCTATCACAGCCGCGCGAGTTTATAGGAATTGTGTTGTCAC GAAGGGGTGTATCTACCATTTGGTCCGGGTGGCGGACACCACTTCAGAAGTGTCTGCCCCCGAGTCCGTGCCAGTCGTGAATGAGTTTCTTGAAGTGTTTCCGGACGAGCTTCCAGGGATCCCACCATatagggagattgatttcggGATTGATGTATTGCCAGATACGCAGCcaatatctattccaccatacaggATAGCGCCAGCGGAGTTaagggagttaaaggagcagctgaAGGATTTATTAGAAAAGGGGTTCATACGGCCAAGTGTGTCGCCGTGGGGTGCTCCGGTTCGTTTTGTCaggaagaaggatgggtcgctccggatgtgtattgattatcggtag
- the LOC138870614 gene encoding uncharacterized protein, with protein MANMVGQVLESHKITFHEDELLLERLGHNKALHITVQCEDYFITRILIDEGSSLNICPLVTLKKLGKGLHEIKDGSINVKTFNGSQRSTIGEIILCLQMGPTWFGVDFQVIDIPASYNLLLGQPWIHAAGVVASTLH; from the coding sequence atggccaacatggtcggacaggtattggaaagtcacaaaattacttttcatgaggatgagctactgCTGGAAAGGTTAGGtcacaacaaagcactacacatcactgtgcaatgtgaagactactttatcaccaggatcctgattgatgagggttccagcctcaacatttgtccactggtaacactcaagaaattgggcaaaggattgcatgagataaaggacgGATCTATCAACGTGAAAACCTTCAACGgctcccaaagatccaccattggggaaattattctgtgtttgcaaatggggccaacatgGTTCGGTGTTGACTTCCAAGTGATAGACataccagcatcttacaatctgctgctgggacaaccatggattcatgctgctggggttGTGGCATCGACACTACATTAG
- the LOC138870613 gene encoding uncharacterized protein encodes MPHSTQPISSTPESDDKDSLIRNLAEELKKLTSRIQAVKGSKGIKGLNYEDLCIQPDVELPEGYKSPKFEMFDGIGDLRVHLRAYCDKLIGVGKDERIRMKLFMRSLKGDDLSWYISQDPKKWSNWIGMASDFMDRFRFNTENVLDVFYIKNLKKKPTETFPEYATRWRSEAAKVRPTLEEEQMNKFFVWAQDPQYYEQLMLIESHKFFDIIKLGERIEEGIKSDKIQALIDNKIIVTKEPAPNVRHNPLPEHKGGGVDMIEIDDDWDPEGSIGLITEGDDPKKPIVTFNPIIV; translated from the exons atgccacactccacccaacccatttcaagtacacctgagtctgatgataaagactcgctcatcaggaatctggctgaagaacttaagaaattgactagccggattcaagcCGTTAAAGGAAGTAAGGGAATTAAAGGGCTGAattacgaagatctttgcatacaacccgatgtcgaactgcccgaggggtacaaatctccgaagttcgaaatgtttgatggtataggggaTCTGAGAGTCCATTTGAGAGCGTACTGTGACAAGCTgattggagtagggaaagacgagagaatccgcatgaagctgttcatgaggagtctgaaaggagatgatctatcttggtacattagccaagatccgaagaaatGGTCAAATTGGATAGGtatggcatccgactttatggacaggttcaggttcaatacagagaatgtgctggatgtgttctacattaagaatctaaagaagaaacccacagaAACATTTcccgagtatgctactcgctggaggtccgaagctgctaaggtcagacctaccttagaggaagaacagatgaataaattcttcgtctgggctcaggacccgcagtattacgAGCAGCTAATGTTGatcgagagccacaaatttttcgacattatcaagctgggtgaaaggattgaagagggcatcaaaagcg acaagatccaggctctgattgacaacaaaattattgtgacaaaggaacctgctccaaatgtccGTCATAATCCTCTACCAGAACATAAGGGTGGAGGCGTTGACATGATCGAAATAGatgatgattgggatcccgaggggtcgattgggttgatcacagaaggtgatgacccaaagaaaccaatagttaCTTTTAATCCAATCATAGTATAG